The Parcubacteria group bacterium ADurb.Bin159 DNA segment GTAAGATTTTTAACCTCTAAAACATTTATCATAAAATCCGATTTTATTAATCGGATTTAGTATATCATTCTAAAACGCTTGTGTCAATTTTAAAAAAAGGGGACAGCGCCCTTTTTTTAAATCAATTCTTGGCAATTTTGGGTCTGCCCTGGGGTCTACTAACCAATTTTTTCTGGTAAATTTGCTCTAAACGCTCTATAAATTCTTTGTTTCCCAAGGGATAGCCGCTTGAACTATGTTTTTCAATTTTTTCTACAATTTCCTTTTTAGTGGGTTGTTCGAGATATTCTTTCCAATTATCTACTTTTAAAAATTGATCTATGTCAACTAAGGTAATGCCGTTTTGGTCTTTCCCTTTCAGCCCTTTTATATGAGCCTCGGCACTTGACCATCTCCACTGCCATGGTTCATTAACCAGCCCTGCTTCTACGGGATTTCTTTCAACATATTTAACAGCATAATAAAAATGCTCTTCATCTAAAACACAAGAATAAAATCGGTCTTGCCATAGATGCCCCCTAATATTGTGACACTTATTAAAAAATTGAGCATATCTCATGTGAGTAGTATTAAACATTTTGGCTAATGAATCCTCTTTCTGAGGAATTACAATATGATGAACATGATTTGGCATTAAGCAATAAGCGAGAACAAGAAGTAAATATCTCTTCCGATATTTCTCGAACCAATTAAGGTAGTAAATAAAATCTTGTTTGTTTTGAAAAGTTTTTTGTTGATAATTCCCCCTTTGAGTTATATGATGAGGAAAATCTACAACAACTAATCTAGCAATTCTTGGCATAAAAATAAATTAAACTAAATCTAATCTTTAGAAAAAGGGCGCTGTCCCCTTTTTTGGACGATTAGAAGAACCGCCAAAATGCTTCCTAATGCAGTAAAACTAATTAAAAGATAGGAAGGCCTAAAACTCGAATTATCAGAAGAAGAAAAATCTAAATTATTATTTTTTATTTTATTTTCTTCAACTATTGTTTCTTCTTCTTCATTTTGTTTAAAATCAGCTATATCTTCAGCATAACGCGGCAAAATTTTAATTTCATTGTTTTTTGAAACCAAAACGCCG contains these protein-coding regions:
- a CDS encoding Transposase IS200 like protein, with protein sequence MPRIARLVVVDFPHHITQRGNYQQKTFQNKQDFIYYLNWFEKYRKRYLLLVLAYCLMPNHVHHIVIPQKEDSLAKMFNTTHMRYAQFFNKCHNIRGHLWQDRFYSCVLDEEHFYYAVKYVERNPVEAGLVNEPWQWRWSSAEAHIKGLKGKDQNGITLVDIDQFLKVDNWKEYLEQPTKKEIVEKIEKHSSSGYPLGNKEFIERLEQIYQKKLVSRPQGRPKIAKN